From the Wolbachia endosymbiont of Encarsia formosa genome, the window TTAAAGAATATAAAATAAAGGTAGAAAAGGTTCGAGTAATTAAAAACCATTTCCAGGCATAAATTTGCCATTCATACCTAAAAAGTAATTACACTAATATAATATTCACACTTATATGCTAATATAGATATAATACTAATTAAAGAGCATGTTATGTAAGAAGAAGTATCAGATTTTGTAGATGCTCTTTGTCAAAATAAATGTGATTCCTTTCGGGTGACACCCTCCTATATCTTTCTTTAGGTTATACAGAAGTCTAATACAATTATAGAACAAGCTAAAAAGTTCTGGTAAAGTAGTTTTATTTACAAAGAGCATGCTACTTGATATTGAAAAACGCAGCATAACAAATGCACTATGGAAGTTACAAGAAGCAGATCAAAGGGAAATTTTAACTCTTATACAGAGATTTGAGTTGCCAGAAATATTAGCAAGAATATTAGTTGCTCGTGGTGTTAACATCGAAAATGCACATGACTTCTTACATCCACTAATCAGATCGCTATTACCAGATCCCTTTCACTTCCTTGATATGGATAAAGCTGTTTCTCGCATAATAAAAGCAATAAACAATAATGAAAATATTGCAGTATTTGGTGACTATGATGTTGATGGCGCAACGTCATCAGCATTGATTAATAGGTACCTAAGAGCGATTGGAACACACTCTATAATCTACATTCCAGATCGTGTTGATGAGGGCTATGGATTAAACGTAGATGCTTTATTACAACTTAAAAAGAACCGAATTGATTTATGTATTTCTGTTGATTGCGGTACGCTTGCATATCAACCTATAGAAGAGGCAAAGGTCTTTGGACTTGATATTATAGTTGTAGATCATCACCTTGGTACAGAAAAATTACCAAGTGCTGTAGCAGTTGTTAATCCCAACCGCCTTGATGAGAGCTCTCCTTATACTAACCTTGCAGCAGTTGGAGTATCATTTCTGCTAATTGTTGCCCTTAACAGAAGCCTACGTGAGCAAGGATTTTTTACCAACAAAAAAGAACCAGATTTATTTGATCTACTAGATTTGGTTGCTCTTGGAACTGTTTGCGATGTTATGAAGATTATAGGCATAAATAGAGCATTTGTTTTACAAGGATTAAAGGTTATGTCAGCAAGAAAAAACGTTGGCTTGCGTATTTTATTTGATGCTTTGGGAATCCTTGAAAAACCAAGTGTTGCACGATTAGGGTTTAGTATTGGACCATGCATAAATGCTGGAGGAAGAATTGGAGAAGCATCACTCGGTGCAAGGTTGCTTTCCACTGATAATGAAGAAGAGGCGCATTCAATCGCACTAAAATTAATAGATTTAAATAATGCAAGAAAAGTGTTAGAAAATGAGGCTCTCTTAGAAGCTACAACACAGGCAGAAAAATTTACCTTATTAGGTGTAAATTTTATAATGGTAAGTGGTAATTGGCACCAGGGAATAATTGGTATCATTGCATCGAGACTAAAAGAACAGTTTCACTTACCAACGATAGTAATATCTTTAAACAATGGAATAGGAAAAGCAAGCTGTAGGTCAATTTCTGGAGTAGATATTGGGGCTGCGGTTCTTTCTGCAAAATTTACCAACCTAATCATTGAAGGTGGTGGTCACAGTATGGCAGCGGGATTTTCGATTAAGGGAGACAAAATAAGTGATCTACATGATTTTTTTACTGAAAGATTTGCAAACTCTATAAATGACAAAATCATAAAAGCCGATGGCATAGTAACAGCTAAAGCAATAAACTTATCCCTGTGGAATCAATTGCAACGCTTAGAGCCATTTGGTGTTGGCAATCCTGAACCGAGATTTATCATTCAAGGAGCAAAGATAAGAAAGCCGGAAGTTATAGGAGTTGATCATATAAAATGTTTTATTGCTGATGATAATGTTATGGTAAAAGCTATTGCGTTTCGCTCTGCAAATACTGAGCTTGGCTCTGCTATCATGGAGGGAAATGTTAAATCAATTTTAGGTAAAATCTCTATGAATTACTGGAATGGCAATGAATTTGTGCAGTTTTTAATAGAAGATGTGCTAACACGTAATTAACATATCTCACAAGCAAATCCTGTTACTAAGCATCTTAACGTCCAAGGTGTTCATCGTAAAAGCTAAAAATCATGGACGATGAATTCATAGGAAAAATCAGTGAAAATGGACCTATCTTAGCTTTTTTTTGATAAGCTCCTATGAGCAGAGCTAACATAAAAAATGCTTGTCAGCTTTGCTCATTTTTTCTATCCTTTAACCTTTTGTAAATCTATAAAGTTTAACTCAAGGTGACATCAAGTTTAGAAGTCTTTCTATTAAATTAAATAAGTTTCAAGGATCTGTTCTGCCCACTCTAATGTTTCATGAGTTCCGCTATACATTTTAGAAAGTTTATCCACTATATTTTTAAATTCAGGATTTTGTGTACAAGAATGCTCTTCAATATCACGAAGTATTTCTTTTTCTAGATCATAGTTTATTTTATCTTGACTACGTATTTTCTTTGCAGTAGTGCCAAGCAACCAATATCGAAATTCTGAATCAATGCAGTGTAACCTTTGCCACATATTAGTAAGTTTAGCAGTACCTCCTGTTAAGTAATTCTCATAAATTTTGCTGATAATTTCAGGATGCTGATCTTGAAGAAAATTGAACATTACTAACCCAACTGAATAATTGTCACTTTCCGTGAGATCAGATGGGGAATTATTTATAAAACGTATATCTTTAGCAAAGACTGTCTTAATACCATCCATTATTCCTTTTTGACATGGAGTATTGCATACATTTTCATCTAAGAGCTCACATGAAATTCCCATTGCAGTACCCTCTTCCAGCAATTTTAACGTAGGTAAATCTTTATGCTTTGTCATCTCTTGCATACAGTGTACAAACTCATGAGAGAGAGTAAGATAGTTAATTTCAGACGAGGGAAGAAACTTCATTAACACATCAGGAAGTGCAAATGGTTCAATTAGTTTACTAATAGTAAGTCCCATCTCGTCCGATGTATCTTCCTCCCTTCCTAAATATACTTTACGTACATTATTGTATTGACTACTATCTTCAAACAGAAACATACGGAAGTTAAAATCTGTATTGTTTGGAACAATTTTATATTTCTGACATAGTTTAAAAGTGTCATTTATAACTTTTTCAATTTCTTCTAGTTGTGCATCAGTGATATCTGAATGAAATAACTCTACTTTAATATCACTTCCTTCAACATTAATTGTATGTTTAGATGGAAGAATTGCGCTTATTTTAGTTTCAATATCATCTCTTGCTTGATAGTCTGGTTTAACCTTAAAAAGGTCTATACTTGAAAAAAGATTAATCTCATCAATAAAAAAACTCATATTAGCCTCTCATAAATTATTTAGGCGCAGCATAGAACATGAAAGTTAATAGGTAATGAATAAGCGGGTTTATCTATCAATCTCACCAAAGACTATATCAAGTGAGCCGATAATTGCTGCAATGTCAGCAAGCATGTGTCCTTTTGCCATGAAATCTAAGGCCTGTAAATGCGCAAAGCCAGGTGCTCTTATGCGGCATCTATAAGGTCTATTGGTACCATCTGAAACTATATACACTCCAAACTCGCCTTTTGGCGTTTCAACAGCTACGTAAGCCTCTCCTTCTGGCACGTGATATCCTTCTGAATAAAGTTTAAAATGGTGAATCAGAGCCTCCATAGATTCTTTCATTTCCGCTCTTGGCGGTGGAGAGATTTTTCTATCTTCAGTTTTTATTGGCCCTTCAGGGATTTTCTCTATGCATTGCTTCACCAAGCTGATAGATTGCCTGATCTCCGCCATTCTTATTAAATAACGGTCATAACAGTCACCATTTTGACCGATAGGTATATCAAAATCTAGCTGATCATATACCTCATATGGCTGGCTTTTTCGCAAATCCCAAGCGAGACCAGCAGCACGCAGCATTGGTCCACTAAAGCCCCAATCAAGCGCCTGTTTTATTGATATTTCACTGATTCCTACAGTGCGTTGCTTCCATATTCTATTTTCCGTTAAAAGTTCATCAACATCGTCTATATACTTTGGAAATTGCTCTATAAACTTTGCAATATCCTCAATTAAACCTTCTGGAATATCTGCTTCAACTCCACCTGGTCTTATATAAGCTGCGTGAAATCTTGCACCTGAGGCCCTTTCATAGAACTCGAGTATTTTTTCTCTCTCTTCAAAGAGCCATAAAAGAGGAGTCATCGCCCCAACATCAAGTGCTTGGGAAGAGATATTTAGTAAATGATTTAGTATTCTTGTCAGCTCACAAAATAGAACACGCAAATATTTTGCCCTAATCGGAACTTCGCACTGCAATAATTTTTCTACACATAACGAATACGCATGCTCTTGTGACATTGGTGACACATAATCGAGACGATCAAAATAAGGAAGAGCCTGAAGATACGTTTTATGCTCTATTAGTTTCTCAGTACCACGATGTAAAAGCCCAATATGAGGATCTGCCCTCTCGATCACTTCACCATCCATTTCTAAAACAAGACGTAGCACCCCATGTGCAGCTGGGTGCTGAGGGCCAAAGTTTAGCATCATTGTCTTTAGATCTGGCATGTTTGGAAGTTTAAGATGTTAAAATTGTATAGGGTAAAATGTGCTTAAAGTCAATAGGCTTCTTGCACAAGTACAACTATCGTTACAATAGAAAAACTCCTTAAAATTCACCATCTCCTTATGATCTGATAGACAATATTTATTTGAACTACAATTATTATACTTGTGTTGATTAAGGTAGCAAAATTATGTATAGATAATTTTGACTAAAAAATAGTTTTTCAAGTCCTATTTTGGAGTAATCAAAATTAATGAAAGACAATAAATATAACTTAGGTTTAAGAATCATTCATTGGTTAATGTCTGCTCTTATTATTGGCATGCTTTGTTCTGGACTGTACATGAAAAGTTTGCCGATTAGCAGTGAAATTAAATTCAGCATATACGCTATTCATAAGGCTTGCGGTATCACCGTTCTTGGATTAATTATAGTACGTATATTTTTTCGCGTCTTTACTTATGTTCCACCACTTCCAGCCAATTTTTCTCGATTCATAATCAATGCAAGCAAAATGATACACTTTGGCTTGTATTCTTTGATGGTGCTAATGCCACTATCTGGTTACGTCATGTCTTCTTATTCTAGCAAAGAGATCAAATATTTTTTCCATATCCCTTTATTAATTAACCATAATGAAGATCTAGCTAGTGCAGCTAATCAGCTACACTCAATTCTTGCATATTTTATGATACTCTTTATAGTCTTACATATACTTGGAGCTTTAAAACACACATTCATAGATAAACAAAATATTTTTAAACGTATGATATAGGTTATATGTTAAGTAGGCTCTGGAAAAAAGGAACAAGTTTTCTCGGTAGTGAATTTGCCATAATGGGTGGTGCCATGAGCTGGGTTTCAGAGAGAAATTTAGTTTCGGCAATTTCAAATACCGGTGGATTTGGCGTAATTGCATGTGGTGCAATGTCTCCAGACTTAATGAAAAAAGAAATCATAGAGACACAGAAATTAACTCATAAGCCATTTGGTGTAAACCTAATTACTATGCACCCAAATTTGAGTGAGTTAATAGATATATGCATTGAAACAAAAGTAAGCCATGTAGTTCTTGCTGGCGGATTACCAACAAAACCTAATATAGCAAAAATCAAGAATGCAGGCATTAAAGTTATGTGCTTTGCACCAGCATTAAGCCTTGCGAAAAGGTTAGTAAACATGGGGGTAGATGCGTTAATAATAGAAGGTATGGAAGCAGGAGGACATATCGGCCCTGTAAGCACTTCTGTTCTCGCACAAGAGATATTACCTAATTTTAAAAATGAGAAAACACCAATTTTTGTTGCAGGTGGAATAGGAAGAGGCGAAATGATAGTGAACTACCTAGAGATGGGAGCAAGTGGCTGTCAAATAGGTACATTATTTGTCTGCACAAATGAGTCAGTCGCTCATAAAAATTTTAAAGAAGTATTCATCAAATCAGCTGCGCGTAATGCTGTATCTTCTGTGCAGATCAGCGCTGATTTCCCTGTAATTCCAGTAAGGGCTATAGCTAACAAAGCAAGTGACGATTTTATGAAGCATCAAAGAGATATTATCGATAAATATCAAAATGGAGAAATCTCAAAAGAAGAGGGGCAACTTGAAATAGAAAAGTTCTGGGCTGGAGCTTTAAGAAAAGCTGTAATTGAAGGAAATATTGAAACAGGATCTTTGATGGCAGGTCAAAGTGTTGGCATGGTTGATAGAGAAAAGCCTGTAAAGGAAGTAATAGATATACTAGTTCAACAGGCAAGCAATTATGTTAAAATGTAAAACCAGTAATCAGCAAAGCAAATAGTTAGCAAATTGCTATAATTATCCATAATAAGGCATAATTGCCCAGTTTTAATGTAAAATTAACGCTAAAGAGGTACTCATACATTTTATTTATATGAGAGGAGTGTTATGCTTGATTCATCATATGAGGAAAGAGTGCTATTTGATAGTGCAGTAGGAAACAATACTTACTCACCTACTAGCGATCCTATCAGCAGTTCACAAATCTCAGATAAGAGAAAGGAGAAAACAGGGAATCCTTCAGCATCAAAAACGAAAGAGTTGCACGAAATTATACACAAAAAGGTAACAAAAAAAACACATAATCATAAAAATCTAAAAAAGTAAGATATAACTATCACAAAATTCATAGAGTTGTTCAACAATGGAGCTGATCCCAATGTATTAATTCAATTAGAAAAATTACTGAGAGAGCAAGAAAAATACTATAATTATTACACCGAGAAATTTCTTCCAGCATTGAAAACAAAAGTGATAGAGTCAGAGGAATTAATGAAACCTTAAGTACTTAATAATGAAAAAAAATCATCACAAAGATCACCAACAATAAAAGGGAAAATATTAGGAATAATTTCAGGGATTACGAATAAAAGCAGTGAAAAAAATTATTCTAGTAGCGTTATTCAAAATCAAAAAGATAGACAAAGTAATGCTATGAAACTATTTAACAAACAAAGTCTTTCTGGTAAAGTTGAAATTCCTAAAAATTCAGGTATTAATCCTCTGGAAAAGGATTCTTTATCTAAGGGTGTAAGTGGAAAAGGAACCCCTGGAATATATAATTCCTTGGGAAGTTTAGATCATTATGATGCTTCAACAGTTCTTATATCAAAACAACCGCAAGCAAGAAAGGAGATCGCACAATCACAATTGAATGGCTTCTCTAGCCAATTTTGTGAGGATTTAGAAAATAAAAACCCTAGTACAACTGCAGATCCTGTAGAAGTGCCAAGAGGTACAAATACTTCTAAACTCATCAGTGACAATAACTCAGATAGTGGAATAAATTCATCTGGCTTGGCATTAAGTAGCAGAAGGAGCAGCTTAACTTCAATTTCATCTGAGGAAAGTGTACACTTAAAATTAAACCCTGCTGAGGAAGATAATAGTTTGCAACTAGAAGATGAAGGAAAAACAAAATTAGCACATCCGAACAAAACAAGGCCCAAAGTCCCAAGCGGAAGAAGATCCCCTTCTAAACATTATAAGAAGACTGAATAAGGGCCTCATTGTGTGATCTCAGTGACAGGCAGTAAGGTAAAAGATACAATGCAATCCAATAATTATGAAAATAATAGTAAAAACAAAAATCTTCACGTCGCACTTGTAACAAGTTCTGCTCTCTTAGCAATAGGGTGCATTGTTGCAGGAGCAATGACATCAGGATTAGTAGGAGCAGGACTGTTTGTGGTGGCTGCAGTGTTTGCTACAGCAGCTGCTGCTGAATTGTGTTCAAACTTTCTGTCAAGTAAATTAACATCCATTAGTGTGAGTCCTCTTATTGATAATAAAGAGCTAACACGGTGATAAAAGTTAAATATGAGTTACTTATGGTGAGCAAGTGAATTCGGTTCTTGCCTATTGATGTAAAAATTGTTACATTTGAGAAGTATCTTAAAGGTATTTAGCTGATGCATATTCAATTGGGTAGAGTTTTTGCTATTGTAGCCCTGTTAAGTTTTATCTTCATGTCATGTTCTAGCAAAGCAAGTGATGAATTGAAAAATATACCAGGAACGTTGAAAGAACTTATTTCTTCATTTTCAGTTAAAGATACTGTAGAAAATATGAGTCCCTCAACAATTATAGGTTTATGTATAGCTACAGTGATACTTGCAGTAGTGTTCAGAGGCCTAATTTTTTTCATGATAATATTTGGCGTACTGATCATGATGTTTGGAAGCACAGAAAAGGCAACAGATTACCTGAAAGAAAAATTCAACTTTGCAAAGGACATACAGTTACAATCCAATAACAAAAAAGAAGATAAGGATTAAGTAAGATAGATGATTCTTTATTATCTTTTTATTGAATACGCATGATATTGTATGCAACCAAAAGTACCAGCCACTAGCTATAATTCTGAAAAAAAGAACAATTTAGCGTTACTAGAAAGTATTAATTTAGATTTTATCCCTTATGCTTGCCACTACGATGAAGAAACTATACTAACAAAACAGGGGGAATTATTAAAAATAATCAAATTAGAAGACTATTCTTCAGTTGATAACTATGGTGATCTTAGAACTGAAATTAGAAAAAGTATATCAAAAAATATCAAGAGTTTATATTTTACCGTTTGGATTCACACTGTCCGCACACGCAATAAACTGAGCTTACAGTGGAATAAAACTACAGACTTTTCCGATCAGCTACACTCAACGTGGTTTAATAAACTAGTTGATAGTAAACTACAGTATATAAATGAGCTATACATTGTGGTGTTACTTAGTGATTTTGGCAAACATATTAATAATACATTTTTTTTTGGCGGGATAAAGAATAGGCACAAGTTATTTTTACAAAAAAATCATCAAGAATTACAAAAAATAACTGACCTGATTCAAAAAGATTTAGAACCTTTTGGAGCTAAAAAACTGGGCCTTAGATCTAGTGAAGGCAAAATATATTCTCAAATGATGGAATTTCTCCATTACATTATTACATTAACGCACAAAGATTATCTAATATGTGAAAGGGATCTATCGCAGCATGTGAAAAACCTAAAAGTAGCTTTTGGTTTCAATAAATTTCAAACATCGTTTGAAGGTCAACAGAAGTTTGGTTCTATTTTTTGCATAAAGGAATATCGAGAAATCCCCTTAGAAAATATAGATAGGTGTTTGCAACTTGACTCTGAGCTTATCATCACAGAAATAATAATATTTACTAGTAATAATAAAGCAGTAAAAGAATTTAAAAAACAAATTAATATACTGCAAATCAGTGAGGACAATACCTTACTTCAAAACTCAGGAATAAATGAAATAATAGAGCTTGAAAAAATTTCTGCTATGGATTTTTGTCAACAGAAAATTATTGTTACAATCTTTGCAGATGATAAGAATAGGTTAGCTAAAAATATCAGTGATTTATCCTCTGTAATGTCGTTAATCGGGTTGATGATGTTTAGAACTGATCTGCACATGGAAAATCATTTTTGGGCACAGCTTCCTGGAAACTTTGCTTTTGTTACACAACCAAAAAATATATTAGAAAAATATGCTTGCAGCTTTGCTATGTTGCATGATTTTACATCAGGTACGTTAAAAGGAGGAAGATGGAAAGAAGCAGTAACAGTTTTTTTTTCAAAAAAAGGCAGTCCTTACTTTTTTAACTTTCATGGAAAGAAAAATAATGGTCATACCACAATACTTGGAGCTCCAAATTCAGGTAGAACCTCACTGATCAATTTCTTACTTTCGGAGTCAAGAAAATTTAACCCTAGGATTGTTATATTGGATAATACTGGAAAATCAATAATATTTACTAAAGCAGTAAGCGGCCAATATTACATAATTGATCCAAAATATAAAGATAAAAGTCTAAAATTTAACCCACTGAACATTGAAGATAGTGCTTCTAATCGCAATATGCTTGTTGAATTGATCAAAAGGATGGTTGCAGATGCAAGTTTGGTAGACGTAGAAGAAAAGACAAAAAAAATTGTAGATTCTATATTTGCTATACCAAGAGAATCGCGCTCTATTTCTCAAATTTCTGAAGTGCTTTTACTTCTTGGGGGTAAAATAAGTAAATGGTGTGGTGATGGTGAATTTGCTTACTTATTCCAAGATGGTGATGAGTCAGACATTGACTGGGAAACAAAAATCATATCTCTCAATACTGCGAATCTCACTAAGCAAAAAGAATGTATGTCCGTGATACTTTACTATTTCTTATACTCTTTCGAAGCAAAATGTGATGGCTCACCTGCAATACTTGTTTTGGATGAAGCATGGGAGATAAGTAATATTTTTCCTACAGAGGAAGAGTTTGATAATTGGATGAAGAGGATGACAGAATTAAACGTTGTAGTAATTCTAAGTACTGAAAACTTAAACCTAGCATTTGCTAGCAAGTTTACTCAATATTTAGATAAGCATGTCGATACAAGGATTCTGATGCCGAACATAAATGCAAACAGGTTATACATGAAAGCATTTTCTCTGTCGAAAGAGGAACTGAATGTCATTTTGCAAACACCAACACAGGAAGGTTTATTTTTGATCAAGCAATACAAAGGTTTAGTAACTTTAAATCTAGATTTGAAAAATATGAAAGAAATACATGTACTTTCAGCCAATAAAGAGACTATAAAGTATATGTATGAGGCGATGAAGGAAAAAGGCGAAAAAGTGAGTAAGTGGTTACCGGTGTTCTATGAAAAATGTAAAGCTTAATTTTTTATTGATATTCTCCTTGATATTTTGTCTTTCTTATCAAGGATATGCTGATTGTCCGCGTTTTGTGGAAAGTAATACTGATATTGAGGCAAATGTAAGTAAAGTAAGTAAAGTCTTTTGGAACTTCTTTACTGGCAAGTGGGGTAGCCTGGATTTTGATCCTCATCTATTAAAAGAAATCAAAGTAACAATGGTGAAAGATCAAGGAGTAGGCGGTTACTTCGATCCAAAGATTAAGGTCTGCGATTACGAAGGGAACGACAACTGTTATATATTATCCAGTGGAACATTTTGCCGCCAGATATATGGAACGCAGAGTACAGGAGCTGGAATTTCTGCAGCAGCTTTTATCGATTGGGAAGGAGATAAAACAAAAGCTGGAGGAGAAATTGCCCAAGGTCTTGGATGGGAATGGGCAGATGGTGTTACTGATGAAGAAAAAGTAAAATTTGCTAATGCCCCTAAAATATGTGCTTGCAGTCAGAAAGGTGCTTGTATGGACACTTTTTTTGGAGATCTTTCTAGAATCTTTTCAGGGGAAAATATTTTCCATCCAGGGAATATGGAAAATGTTTGCGATACCTGCTATCAAACCAAAGTACAATGTGTGCCTCTGCCACTTGCACCTGGTCCACCTCCATTTTGTGAACAACTTGCGATGTCACCATCACAAGTTAGAATTGTTCCTATAAGAAACCAAGATAATGATTACTTTCATCCAAGAGTTGGAGTCATTATCGGTGAGCTGAAGGAACGAGAAGAGCTGCCTTTCCCGCGCGGTTTTTCAAACAGTGAGAATACTCGTATTTATCCACGTACTATTAAAGATACTATCCATTACTTCAAAACCTATAGAAAAAAAGGTCAGCTCTGCACTGAATATTATGGTACTGAGAGAGAAGAATCTAAAAGAAAATTACAATTTCCTGCTCGCTGCTTCCCAGCGCCACCTGCTCCAAAGATTGAAGAAGTGAGCATACCAAAGCCTAATGAGGGTAAAGGCGAAAATACGCTAAAAGTAAAAATGAAGATTAGTGAGTACGTTTGCACTCATCACGCACATGGAACTCACAATAATGGAGTCTGTACTTTTTATGTTAATGCGAATTCTCCTACATATATTGGTCATCTACCTTTAAAAGTAGTAAAGCCGGCAATAGTAGAAAAAAAAGCTGGTACCGGTAACATAAAAAGCGATATCGATAACATAATAGAAGGTATATTAAAAAATAACTCGCAATTTGAAGTTCTAGAAAAATATGGATATGTTCCCGATATTGAAACAGAATGTAAAGAGCTTAAGAATGGTAAGTGCAAACTAGATGGCTCAGGATATCCAAAAGTAGAAATAAAATATAAAGAAAATCCTAAAAGTAAAATGCTCTGCCTTTCTGGTTGGAAGCCGGAACCAGAAAAGCTTGTTCTTGAAAAAGGAAGTGAGCTAATATCGCTGAAGTCAGTAGGAGAAAGCTATGCTAAACACAATACTGTTTACTCGAAAGAATCAAATCAATCTTATTATTTTCCTTGCAAAAAAGGG encodes:
- the recJ gene encoding single-stranded-DNA-specific exonuclease RecJ; translated protein: MLLDIEKRSITNALWKLQEADQREILTLIQRFELPEILARILVARGVNIENAHDFLHPLIRSLLPDPFHFLDMDKAVSRIIKAINNNENIAVFGDYDVDGATSSALINRYLRAIGTHSIIYIPDRVDEGYGLNVDALLQLKKNRIDLCISVDCGTLAYQPIEEAKVFGLDIIVVDHHLGTEKLPSAVAVVNPNRLDESSPYTNLAAVGVSFLLIVALNRSLREQGFFTNKKEPDLFDLLDLVALGTVCDVMKIIGINRAFVLQGLKVMSARKNVGLRILFDALGILEKPSVARLGFSIGPCINAGGRIGEASLGARLLSTDNEEEAHSIALKLIDLNNARKVLENEALLEATTQAEKFTLLGVNFIMVSGNWHQGIIGIIASRLKEQFHLPTIVISLNNGIGKASCRSISGVDIGAAVLSAKFTNLIIEGGGHSMAAGFSIKGDKISDLHDFFTERFANSINDKIIKADGIVTAKAINLSLWNQLQRLEPFGVGNPEPRFIIQGAKIRKPEVIGVDHIKCFIADDNVMVKAIAFRSANTELGSAIMEGNVKSILGKISMNYWNGNEFVQFLIEDVLTRN
- a CDS encoding NADH-quinone oxidoreductase subunit D encodes the protein MPDLKTMMLNFGPQHPAAHGVLRLVLEMDGEVIERADPHIGLLHRGTEKLIEHKTYLQALPYFDRLDYVSPMSQEHAYSLCVEKLLQCEVPIRAKYLRVLFCELTRILNHLLNISSQALDVGAMTPLLWLFEEREKILEFYERASGARFHAAYIRPGGVEADIPEGLIEDIAKFIEQFPKYIDDVDELLTENRIWKQRTVGISEISIKQALDWGFSGPMLRAAGLAWDLRKSQPYEVYDQLDFDIPIGQNGDCYDRYLIRMAEIRQSISLVKQCIEKIPEGPIKTEDRKISPPPRAEMKESMEALIHHFKLYSEGYHVPEGEAYVAVETPKGEFGVYIVSDGTNRPYRCRIRAPGFAHLQALDFMAKGHMLADIAAIIGSLDIVFGEIDR
- a CDS encoding cytochrome b, which codes for MKDNKYNLGLRIIHWLMSALIIGMLCSGLYMKSLPISSEIKFSIYAIHKACGITVLGLIIVRIFFRVFTYVPPLPANFSRFIINASKMIHFGLYSLMVLMPLSGYVMSSYSSKEIKYFFHIPLLINHNEDLASAANQLHSILAYFMILFIVLHILGALKHTFIDKQNIFKRMI
- a CDS encoding nitronate monooxygenase, which produces MLSRLWKKGTSFLGSEFAIMGGAMSWVSERNLVSAISNTGGFGVIACGAMSPDLMKKEIIETQKLTHKPFGVNLITMHPNLSELIDICIETKVSHVVLAGGLPTKPNIAKIKNAGIKVMCFAPALSLAKRLVNMGVDALIIEGMEAGGHIGPVSTSVLAQEILPNFKNEKTPIFVAGGIGRGEMIVNYLEMGASGCQIGTLFVCTNESVAHKNFKEVFIKSAARNAVSSVQISADFPVIPVRAIANKASDDFMKHQRDIIDKYQNGEISKEEGQLEIEKFWAGALRKAVIEGNIETGSLMAGQSVGMVDREKPVKEVIDILVQQASNYVKM
- a CDS encoding type VI secretion protein, with the protein product MQPKVPATSYNSEKKNNLALLESINLDFIPYACHYDEETILTKQGELLKIIKLEDYSSVDNYGDLRTEIRKSISKNIKSLYFTVWIHTVRTRNKLSLQWNKTTDFSDQLHSTWFNKLVDSKLQYINELYIVVLLSDFGKHINNTFFFGGIKNRHKLFLQKNHQELQKITDLIQKDLEPFGAKKLGLRSSEGKIYSQMMEFLHYIITLTHKDYLICERDLSQHVKNLKVAFGFNKFQTSFEGQQKFGSIFCIKEYREIPLENIDRCLQLDSELIITEIIIFTSNNKAVKEFKKQINILQISEDNTLLQNSGINEIIELEKISAMDFCQQKIIVTIFADDKNRLAKNISDLSSVMSLIGLMMFRTDLHMENHFWAQLPGNFAFVTQPKNILEKYACSFAMLHDFTSGTLKGGRWKEAVTVFFSKKGSPYFFNFHGKKNNGHTTILGAPNSGRTSLINFLLSESRKFNPRIVILDNTGKSIIFTKAVSGQYYIIDPKYKDKSLKFNPLNIEDSASNRNMLVELIKRMVADASLVDVEEKTKKIVDSIFAIPRESRSISQISEVLLLLGGKISKWCGDGEFAYLFQDGDESDIDWETKIISLNTANLTKQKECMSVILYYFLYSFEAKCDGSPAILVLDEAWEISNIFPTEEEFDNWMKRMTELNVVVILSTENLNLAFASKFTQYLDKHVDTRILMPNINANRLYMKAFSLSKEELNVILQTPTQEGLFLIKQYKGLVTLNLDLKNMKEIHVLSANKETIKYMYEAMKEKGEKVSKWLPVFYEKCKA